One genomic segment of [Phormidium] sp. ETS-05 includes these proteins:
- a CDS encoding CHAT domain-containing protein, producing MELQQQIDDFIARKITPLDGKFRFGQGVEPITWEAIRQLPKTGEAIIQWYFTSEEIIAFIVTRDAEQPQVVRVGGLEALEQLATAYKDHYIQCCDNDNLEPWKEQLTPRLQRLGEILHLEEIISHLPKDCKGLILVPYRYLHLFPLHALPLGEDNYLIDAYSQGIRYVPSCQIWQISKQFDSGEGNLEGLFALQNPTGDLRNADMEVEIIQGAFNRAVVLPREQATKSALTEKAVELASARVAHFACHGYFNFDDPRTSGLVLADAEVSAVPPEVPPEVPPEVPRKSLISMCSPIPSVMAGRGIILYGNMGMRF from the coding sequence ATGGAACTACAGCAACAAATTGATGATTTCATCGCCAGGAAAATCACCCCTTTGGATGGTAAATTCCGATTTGGGCAGGGGGTAGAGCCGATAACTTGGGAAGCTATCCGCCAACTCCCCAAAACCGGTGAGGCAATTATCCAGTGGTATTTTACCTCAGAAGAGATTATCGCCTTTATCGTCACCCGCGATGCAGAGCAACCACAAGTAGTCCGGGTGGGTGGTTTGGAGGCTTTGGAACAGCTCGCCACCGCATATAAAGACCACTATATCCAATGCTGCGACAACGATAACCTGGAGCCGTGGAAAGAGCAACTAACCCCCCGACTGCAGCGGTTAGGGGAGATTTTGCACCTAGAGGAGATTATCAGCCATCTGCCAAAAGACTGCAAGGGGTTGATTTTAGTGCCTTATCGCTATTTGCACCTTTTCCCCCTCCACGCTTTACCCCTAGGTGAGGATAATTATCTCATCGATGCCTATTCCCAAGGAATTCGCTACGTTCCCAGTTGCCAAATTTGGCAGATATCCAAACAGTTCGACAGTGGAGAGGGGAACCTAGAGGGCCTGTTTGCATTGCAAAACCCCACGGGGGACTTGCGTAATGCAGATATGGAGGTGGAAATTATCCAAGGAGCCTTTAACCGAGCGGTGGTGTTACCGCGAGAACAGGCGACGAAATCGGCTTTAACCGAGAAGGCGGTAGAATTAGCTTCGGCGAGGGTGGCACATTTTGCCTGTCACGGTTATTTTAATTTTGACGACCCCCGCACTTCGGGACTGGTCCTCGCTGATGCGGAGGTGTCAGCAGTTCCCCCAGAGGTTCCCCCGGAAGTTCCCCCGGAAGTTCCCCGAAAATCCCTAATATCTATGTGTTCGCCTATTCCCTCCGTGATGGCGGGGAGAGGGATAATCCTTTATGGGAATATGGGGATGAGATTTTAA
- a CDS encoding Uma2 family endonuclease, producing the protein MMSVQLQRRLFSVREYHQMIEIGMFPESDRLELITGELIQMSPIGSRHAACVARLNAVFSQRLAEKAIVWPQNPVILDDHSEPQPDIALLRRRPDFYQSGNPQKSDIFLLGEVADTSIGYDRDVKIPLYAKNRIPEVWLIDLNQSSLEIYRDSDGNSYQTIQPISPGATLNILAFPAITFNYSDILG; encoded by the coding sequence ATGATGTCAGTTCAATTGCAGCGACGGTTGTTTAGCGTCAGGGAATATCATCAAATGATAGAAATTGGGATGTTTCCAGAGTCCGATCGGCTTGAACTTATCACAGGAGAACTTATTCAAATGTCCCCCATTGGTTCCCGCCATGCGGCTTGTGTGGCTCGGCTTAATGCTGTATTCAGTCAGCGTCTGGCAGAAAAAGCTATTGTTTGGCCACAAAACCCAGTAATTTTAGATGATCACTCGGAACCGCAACCGGATATCGCCTTATTGCGTCGCCGTCCTGACTTTTACCAAAGCGGCAATCCCCAAAAATCTGATATATTTTTATTGGGGGAAGTTGCCGATACCAGTATCGGTTATGACCGAGATGTAAAAATCCCCCTCTACGCCAAAAACCGCATCCCGGAAGTCTGGCTAATCGACCTAAATCAGTCCAGTTTAGAGATTTACCGCGATTCTGACGGCAACAGTTACCAAACCATCCAGCCAATCTCCCCCGGAGCCACTCTGAATATTCTCGCATTTCCTGCCATAACTTTTAACTACAGTGACATTTTGGGATAA
- a CDS encoding exodeoxyribonuclease V subunit beta, with the protein MTKDKTMNLTPQQQKAATAKASVAVIAGAGTGKTHMLAARYLHHITNHGLSPLQIVACTFTEKAAAELRHRIRQGMQTGSQFYGSPLQSELEAAFIGTIHGLAARICSLHPAAAGVPPDFTVLDDIAPLGLGSTGKIWLAGQLDRALDSLPDEIYEQIPYSLLRETLAALLADPIAAEKALAVDVSAPEMASQLRQQALAQLQREEGWRDAVETLGQFAGAVSDRREQARQAALNALQLLETDPPQALAAIKNIDLKGGSKKQWPDGGFQEIKDAISTLREIVKPVLKQVNLQPGAADEQMAQMLPVLRRAFELSREFIAGAKRKARVLDFADLELSARKALQNADVRAYYAQQWQAFLVDEFQDTNPVQGEILELLLDRENRDKNPAILTIVGDAKQSIYGFRRAEVELFHQWQDRIVAGGGEVVELATSFRTNTQLVENVNSIFRPILGDLHQNLDANRAAPNAGPYIRAGVVGGDKGINVERCRQAEAQYIAGLVKQWLTEPMLVHDKQTDEIRAIAPGDIAILSRTWDPLELYSEALTSAGVSTMLASGGSLLKTREAKDALALLRFLADPADDIALVALLRSPFFALSDRTLFQAVTREDISWWQRIKASEIPEFRHPVAVLGQLLADRHSEAPTRLLQIADRLTGYTAVIANMPGAARREADWRGFMDLLRQLQGGNYDIFTVVRQLEQLQAGEISVPRPPLEAKNAVALMTVHAAKGLEWPVVVVPDLARGSKNSSPAVYFDPQWGVGMQLPDEEGNDQKPIAYLWLENLRQSREAAEMLRVLYVALTRARDNILLTAAGEKGGAFDKLLPGLLAAHIPIQPIPLTVDDLSPPCASLPEPPIPPSSPPLLGSVGSGLFELPVTALSEYDHCPKRFHYRFIEGHPGTGSGPAISQRVGTLVHFALERDIRTVENLSLFDLSLPRQYVEEALSLCLRWDKLPIYQGYRQAKTERERHITLNIDGLQLVGVVDLLGPDFVLDFKTDAELSPHHHRFQLWAYAAASDRPQAHIAYLRHDYLYTFPADYFRDAGVAVKSLVKGILAGDYPAHSWPANCHTCPYREICPECCSVGLDVEGENLAF; encoded by the coding sequence ATGACCAAGGACAAAACCATGAATCTAACTCCCCAGCAACAAAAGGCAGCTACTGCTAAAGCCAGTGTGGCAGTCATCGCGGGTGCGGGTACGGGCAAAACCCATATGCTGGCAGCACGTTATTTGCATCACATCACCAATCACGGGTTATCGCCGTTACAGATAGTGGCTTGTACGTTTACAGAGAAGGCAGCAGCGGAGTTGCGTCATCGCATCCGCCAAGGGATGCAAACGGGAAGCCAGTTTTATGGATCGCCTCTGCAATCGGAATTGGAAGCGGCTTTTATTGGTACGATTCACGGTCTGGCGGCCCGCATCTGTAGCTTACATCCGGCGGCGGCTGGGGTGCCCCCAGATTTTACGGTTTTGGACGATATCGCACCTTTAGGACTGGGAAGTACGGGGAAAATTTGGCTGGCTGGACAGTTAGACCGGGCTTTGGATAGTCTGCCAGATGAGATTTACGAGCAAATCCCCTACTCCCTACTGCGTGAGACATTGGCGGCTTTATTGGCTGACCCCATTGCGGCGGAAAAAGCTCTGGCGGTGGATGTTTCGGCTCCTGAGATGGCATCACAACTCCGGCAACAAGCCTTGGCACAACTGCAGCGGGAGGAGGGTTGGCGTGATGCGGTGGAAACTCTGGGTCAGTTTGCGGGTGCGGTATCCGATCGGCGCGAACAAGCCCGCCAAGCTGCCTTAAATGCCTTGCAACTATTAGAAACTGACCCGCCCCAAGCATTGGCAGCAATTAAAAATATTGACCTCAAGGGGGGGAGTAAGAAACAATGGCCAGATGGGGGCTTCCAGGAAATTAAAGATGCTATTTCTACGCTTAGGGAAATAGTCAAACCAGTTCTAAAACAGGTTAATTTACAACCGGGTGCTGCTGATGAGCAAATGGCGCAAATGTTGCCGGTATTGCGGCGGGCTTTTGAATTGAGCCGGGAGTTTATTGCTGGAGCTAAGCGGAAGGCGCGAGTATTGGATTTTGCGGATTTGGAATTGTCTGCTAGAAAAGCGCTCCAAAATGCGGATGTGCGGGCATATTATGCCCAACAGTGGCAGGCATTTTTAGTTGATGAATTTCAAGATACTAACCCGGTTCAGGGCGAAATTTTGGAGTTATTATTAGACCGAGAAAATCGAGATAAAAATCCGGCGATTTTGACAATCGTGGGGGATGCTAAGCAGTCGATTTATGGTTTCCGCCGTGCGGAGGTGGAATTATTTCACCAGTGGCAGGACCGCATTGTGGCTGGTGGCGGCGAAGTGGTGGAACTGGCTACCAGTTTTAGGACAAATACACAGTTAGTAGAAAATGTCAATAGTATTTTTCGGCCAATTTTGGGAGATTTACATCAAAATTTAGATGCCAACCGCGCTGCACCCAATGCTGGTCCCTATATCCGGGCGGGGGTAGTGGGTGGGGATAAGGGGATAAATGTGGAGCGTTGTCGTCAGGCGGAGGCGCAGTACATTGCTGGTCTGGTTAAGCAGTGGTTAACTGAGCCGATGTTGGTGCATGACAAACAGACTGACGAAATTCGGGCGATCGCGCCGGGAGATATCGCCATTCTCTCGCGCACTTGGGACCCCCTGGAACTGTATAGCGAAGCTCTCACCAGTGCGGGTGTGAGTACAATGCTGGCTAGCGGGGGCAGTTTGCTGAAGACGCGGGAGGCAAAAGATGCTCTGGCTCTGTTGCGGTTTTTGGCGGACCCGGCTGATGATATTGCTCTGGTGGCTCTGTTGCGGAGTCCGTTTTTTGCTCTGAGCGATCGGACATTGTTTCAGGCTGTCACTAGAGAGGATATTTCCTGGTGGCAGAGAATAAAAGCATCGGAAATACCGGAGTTCCGCCATCCGGTAGCCGTATTAGGGCAACTTTTGGCCGATCGTCACAGTGAAGCTCCCACCCGCTTGCTGCAAATAGCCGACAGACTCACCGGTTATACTGCAGTTATTGCCAATATGCCGGGAGCAGCTCGCCGGGAGGCAGACTGGCGCGGGTTTATGGACTTATTGCGCCAACTCCAAGGGGGAAACTACGATATTTTTACCGTGGTGCGTCAGTTGGAGCAGTTGCAAGCTGGGGAAATATCTGTACCTCGCCCACCCCTAGAAGCGAAAAATGCCGTAGCTTTAATGACAGTTCACGCCGCTAAAGGTTTGGAATGGCCCGTGGTGGTAGTGCCAGACTTGGCTCGGGGTTCTAAAAACTCCTCGCCTGCGGTGTATTTTGACCCCCAGTGGGGTGTGGGGATGCAGTTACCTGATGAAGAAGGAAACGACCAAAAGCCGATAGCTTATTTGTGGCTGGAAAATTTGCGTCAGTCACGGGAAGCGGCGGAGATGCTGCGGGTATTATATGTGGCTTTGACTAGGGCGCGGGATAATATCTTGTTAACGGCGGCTGGGGAGAAAGGGGGCGCTTTTGATAAACTGCTCCCCGGACTTCTCGCGGCCCATATCCCCATCCAACCTATTCCCCTCACGGTTGATGACTTGTCGCCCCCCTGTGCGAGTCTCCCAGAGCCACCCATCCCCCCAAGTTCGCCGCCGTTACTCGGTTCTGTGGGTTCTGGTTTGTTTGAACTTCCAGTGACGGCTTTGAGTGAGTACGATCACTGTCCCAAACGGTTTCATTACCGGTTTATTGAAGGGCATCCCGGTACAGGTAGCGGTCCAGCCATCAGTCAGCGAGTAGGAACTTTAGTTCACTTTGCCCTCGAGCGGGATATCCGCACAGTCGAGAATTTATCTTTATTTGATTTATCTTTACCTCGGCAATATGTGGAGGAGGCATTATCTCTCTGTTTGCGTTGGGATAAACTCCCCATTTATCAGGGTTATCGCCAAGCGAAGACGGAGCGGGAACGCCATATTACTTTAAATATTGATGGGTTACAACTGGTGGGTGTGGTGGACTTGTTGGGGCCGGACTTTGTGCTGGACTTCAAAACTGATGCGGAACTATCCCCCCACCATCATCGCTTCCAACTTTGGGCCTACGCCGCCGCGTCCGATCGGCCTCAAGCTCATATTGCTTATCTACGTCACGACTATCTTTATACTTTTCCCGCCGACTATTTCCGCGATGCTGGTGTGGCGGTTAAGAGTTTAGTTAAAGGTATTCTCGCTGGCGACTATCCCGCCCATTCCTGGCCCGCCAACTGCCACACCTGTCCTTATCGTGAAATTTGCCCGGAATGCTGCTCCGTGGGGTTAGATGTGGAGGGGGAAAATTTGGCGTTTTGA
- a CDS encoding MFS transporter, whose amino-acid sequence MNETPNQNPPDPIMVPPLNFATKLAFGAGDLGTAITANLSVFFLLFFFTNVAGLPAGLAGSVLMIGKIWDAFNDPIIGWLSDNTRSRWGRRYPWVIFGAVPFGIIFFLYWIVPPFSQGLLFGYYAIIALLFNTAYTCVNLPYSALTPELTQDYNERTSLNSFRFAFSIGGSIGSLILAQIIFAKISDPAQQYLVLGSICAIISILPFYWCFFGTRKRIAIMERLHPVTSTKNHGENLSFFQQFRIVLSNRPFLFVIGIYLCSWLSLQITASIIPYFAVNYMGLPENSYPQVAIAVQGTALPALFLWSAVSKRVGKKAVYFMGMSLWIIAQAGLFLLQPDQVPLMYILAIMAGFGVATAYLVPWSMVPDTIDLDELNTGQRREGIFYAFMVLLQKIGLAVGLFLVGVALELAGFIQRVPGAALPQQPESALLAIRIAIGPLPTGFLIVGLILAYFYPITREYHAQILLKLRERR is encoded by the coding sequence ATGAATGAAACCCCTAATCAAAATCCCCCAGACCCCATAATGGTTCCCCCGCTGAACTTCGCCACCAAACTGGCGTTCGGAGCCGGGGACTTGGGCACCGCCATCACTGCTAATCTTAGCGTATTTTTCCTGTTGTTTTTCTTTACCAACGTAGCTGGTTTACCTGCTGGTTTAGCAGGGAGCGTGTTGATGATTGGTAAAATCTGGGATGCCTTTAATGACCCAATTATCGGCTGGCTGAGTGATAATACTCGATCGCGCTGGGGACGCCGCTATCCCTGGGTAATTTTTGGGGCCGTTCCCTTTGGCATAATTTTCTTTTTATACTGGATAGTACCCCCCTTCAGTCAGGGGTTATTATTCGGCTATTATGCCATAATCGCCCTCCTGTTTAACACAGCTTACACCTGTGTAAATTTACCCTATTCTGCCCTCACCCCCGAGCTAACCCAAGATTATAATGAGCGAACCAGTCTCAACAGCTTTCGGTTTGCCTTTTCTATAGGAGGTAGCATCGGCTCCCTCATTTTAGCCCAAATTATCTTTGCCAAGATTTCCGACCCCGCCCAACAATATCTAGTGTTAGGTAGCATTTGCGCCATCATTTCCATCTTACCATTTTATTGGTGCTTTTTCGGCACCCGGAAGCGCATCGCCATCATGGAGCGACTGCACCCCGTCACATCCACCAAAAATCACGGCGAAAACTTATCTTTCTTCCAGCAATTTCGCATCGTTCTGAGCAATCGTCCCTTTCTTTTCGTCATCGGGATTTATCTCTGTTCTTGGTTATCCCTGCAAATCACCGCTTCAATTATACCATATTTTGCCGTCAACTATATGGGATTACCAGAAAATAGTTATCCTCAAGTAGCGATCGCCGTCCAAGGAACCGCATTACCCGCCCTTTTCCTCTGGAGTGCGGTTAGTAAACGGGTAGGGAAAAAAGCAGTTTACTTTATGGGCATGAGTCTATGGATTATCGCCCAAGCCGGTTTATTCCTGCTGCAACCAGACCAAGTACCCCTGATGTATATTTTAGCCATAATGGCGGGTTTTGGTGTGGCCACTGCTTACCTGGTTCCCTGGTCAATGGTTCCCGATACCATTGATTTAGATGAGTTGAATACTGGCCAACGACGAGAAGGCATTTTTTACGCTTTTATGGTATTATTGCAGAAAATCGGGTTAGCCGTGGGGTTGTTTTTAGTAGGAGTTGCCCTAGAGTTGGCAGGATTTATTCAGCGAGTCCCCGGAGCAGCTCTCCCCCAACAACCAGAATCAGCTTTATTGGCGATTAGAATTGCCATTGGTCCCCTGCCCACAGGGTTTTTAATTGTGGGCTTAATTTTGGCCTACTTTTATCCCATCACCCGCGAATATCATGCCCAAATCCTGTTAAAATTGCGGGAGCGGCGATAG
- a CDS encoding DUF1565 domain-containing protein — translation MLINSPTISPKQLGLAIIIPIMAVEAMPMIARALSGEQFEHFRQVQPSVIAQRNTIEVSPTGSVRTITAALQQASSGTTIQLAPGTYGPEETFPLNLKEGVILKGNEGALGAGVVITGGGRHLSRTYSNQNVAIVTNPNTEIIGVTVTNPNTRGTGIWVENADPIIRNSSFVGNNREGIFASGTAVPRIENNQFINNTGNGVTLVGQSSGQVRGNVFDNTGFGVTVGKDAAPLVVSNQIKNNRSGIMINDQARPTIQDNTIENNKEYGIFVGKEAQPNLLNNTFRGNGQDVYDQKTAPPPPPLPPEPEPAPPAP, via the coding sequence ATGTTGATTAATTCACCAACAATTTCCCCTAAGCAGCTAGGTTTGGCCATCATCATCCCCATCATGGCTGTAGAAGCTATGCCGATGATTGCTAGAGCCCTGTCTGGGGAACAATTTGAGCATTTCCGGCAAGTACAACCATCAGTTATCGCGCAGAGAAACACGATCGAAGTCAGTCCGACTGGCAGTGTCCGCACGATTACTGCAGCTCTGCAACAAGCAAGTAGCGGCACAACGATCCAACTGGCTCCCGGCACCTACGGACCGGAAGAAACTTTTCCCCTAAATTTAAAAGAAGGTGTGATTCTGAAAGGGAATGAAGGTGCTTTAGGCGCTGGAGTGGTGATTACTGGTGGCGGGCGGCACCTCAGCCGTACTTACTCTAACCAAAATGTGGCGATCGTCACTAATCCAAACACAGAAATCATCGGCGTCACCGTCACCAACCCCAACACGCGAGGCACGGGTATTTGGGTAGAAAACGCCGACCCCATCATCCGTAACAGCAGTTTTGTCGGTAACAACCGCGAGGGCATTTTTGCCTCTGGTACTGCGGTGCCCAGAATTGAGAATAATCAGTTTATCAATAATACGGGTAATGGTGTCACTCTCGTAGGCCAATCTAGCGGACAAGTGCGCGGCAATGTGTTTGATAACACAGGGTTTGGCGTGACTGTGGGAAAAGATGCGGCTCCGTTGGTTGTGTCCAACCAAATCAAAAACAATCGCTCTGGGATTATGATTAATGACCAAGCTCGTCCCACCATCCAAGATAATACCATTGAAAACAACAAGGAGTATGGGATATTTGTGGGGAAAGAAGCCCAGCCGAATTTGCTTAACAACACTTTTCGGGGCAATGGCCAAGATGTATATGACCAGAAGACTGCGCCACCGCCTCCCCCCCTTCCCCCTGAGCCGGAGCCCGCACCCCCTGCCCCATAA
- a CDS encoding Uma2 family endonuclease — translation MTPLRLNLEPINLTDEQFYQVCQNNRDLQLERNAKGELIIMAPVGGDSGNREADLIADLVIWNRQTGLGYTFSSSTIFKLPNGADRSPDAAWIQGERYAALTPEQRRKFPPIAPDFVIELRSATDDLSSLQLKMQEYLDSGVRLGWLINPQGQQVEIYRFGQEVEVRNLPAELSGEEVLPGFTLNLSQY, via the coding sequence ATGACTCCTTTGAGATTGAATTTAGAGCCAATCAACCTCACCGACGAACAGTTTTATCAAGTTTGCCAAAATAACCGCGATTTGCAGTTGGAACGAAATGCTAAAGGAGAATTGATTATTATGGCACCTGTGGGGGGAGATAGCGGCAATCGAGAGGCTGACTTGATTGCAGATTTGGTGATTTGGAATCGGCAAACTGGCTTAGGTTATACTTTCAGCTCCTCCACGATATTTAAGTTGCCCAATGGAGCGGACAGGTCTCCTGATGCAGCTTGGATTCAGGGGGAACGTTACGCCGCATTAACTCCCGAACAACGCCGCAAATTTCCGCCCATAGCTCCAGATTTTGTGATAGAATTAAGGTCAGCCACAGACGATTTATCATCCTTACAATTGAAAATGCAGGAATATCTAGATTCGGGGGTGAGATTGGGATGGTTAATTAATCCCCAAGGGCAACAGGTAGAAATTTATCGATTTGGTCAAGAGGTAGAGGTGAGGAATCTTCCCGCTGAGTTATCAGGGGAGGAGGTTTTACCGGGATTTACTTTGAATTTAAGCCAGTATTGA
- a CDS encoding DNA-binding transcriptional regulator translates to MHITHQPELAELVRALRSRQSLTQEQFAAKLGVTFRTVNRWENAHATPSPMALKLIHLMLKDMGEPGKDLLRRYFGD, encoded by the coding sequence ATGCACATTACACACCAGCCAGAACTAGCCGAGCTAGTCAGAGCCTTGCGCTCCCGTCAGTCTCTGACTCAAGAGCAGTTTGCCGCCAAGTTGGGAGTCACCTTCCGTACCGTCAACCGCTGGGAAAATGCTCACGCCACCCCATCACCGATGGCGCTGAAGCTAATTCACCTCATGCTCAAAGATATGGGAGAGCCAGGAAAAGACCTGTTACGCCGATATTTTGGTGACTAA
- a CDS encoding tetratricopeptide repeat protein, which translates to MDEQRFQQYLQLIEALLACPSGEEPQILAAHTELLDGEFVQVVAAVAEQAAAAGQDGTARFLQQLAAELGQKLGQNHPSPQGYLEFLQAALRAELEVAQGNTQAIYAVLGQNLDKLDTNFGRILVQWAEATVANMDDADLRELIASLIENLCIHIYQFPLGSKADRIEIAIAGYQFGLSQRQNDPPKRAQTQNNLANAYRNRIRGERAENLKQAIQCYEAALQVRTRAAYPEDWAMTQNNLANAYRNRIRGERAENLKQAIQCYEAALQVRTRAAYPEQWATTQNNLAAAYSNRIRGERAENLKQAIQCYEAALQVYTRAAYPQNHAETLFNLGLAYRDLGALEAAAATFAAAIETVEHMRSGIIMGGEADRQRLAAEWDQLYRNMVEVCLEMTDFARAMVYAERTKARNLVELIAATRLKPEPVPDDVWLQYQDLLQQWRNLLEMQSPNPLGKGGRESIPQPPWQGGQGVNPPKPPWQGGLSWNYSNKLMISSPGKSPLWMVNSDLGRG; encoded by the coding sequence ATGGATGAACAACGCTTCCAACAATACCTACAACTCATAGAAGCACTCCTCGCCTGTCCTAGCGGTGAGGAACCCCAGATACTCGCCGCTCACACCGAACTCCTGGATGGGGAGTTTGTGCAGGTGGTGGCGGCAGTGGCGGAACAGGCGGCGGCAGCAGGACAAGACGGAACCGCCCGGTTTCTGCAACAACTGGCGGCGGAGCTGGGGCAAAAGTTGGGGCAAAATCACCCCAGTCCCCAAGGTTATCTGGAGTTTTTACAAGCCGCACTAAGGGCAGAATTAGAAGTTGCACAGGGCAATACTCAAGCAATTTATGCCGTATTGGGGCAAAATCTCGATAAACTAGATACTAACTTTGGTCGTATCCTCGTGCAATGGGCAGAGGCAACAGTTGCCAATATGGATGATGCCGACCTACGGGAACTTATCGCCAGTTTAATCGAAAATCTCTGCATCCATATTTATCAGTTTCCCCTGGGGAGTAAAGCAGACCGCATAGAAATTGCGATCGCCGGTTATCAATTCGGCCTCAGTCAACGGCAAAACGACCCCCCCAAACGGGCACAAACCCAAAATAATTTAGCAAATGCCTACCGTAACCGCATTCGGGGAGAGAGAGCCGAAAACCTAAAGCAGGCGATACAATGTTATGAGGCTGCTTTACAGGTTCGCACCCGTGCAGCGTATCCCGAAGATTGGGCAATGACCCAAAATAATTTAGCAAATGCCTACCGTAACCGCATTCGGGGAGAGAGAGCCGAAAACCTAAAGCAGGCGATACAATGTTATGAGGCTGCTTTACAGGTTCGCACCCGTGCAGCGTATCCCGAACAATGGGCAACTACCCAAAATAATTTAGCTGCTGCCTACAGTAACCGCATTCGGGGAGAGAGAGCCGAAAACCTAAAGCAGGCGATACAATGTTATGAGGCTGCTTTACAGGTTTACACCCGTGCAGCGTATCCCCAAAATCATGCCGAAACTTTATTTAATTTAGGATTAGCTTATCGCGACTTGGGCGCCCTGGAGGCTGCGGCGGCTACATTTGCGGCGGCCATAGAGACTGTGGAGCATATGCGCAGTGGTATTATCATGGGGGGAGAGGCAGACCGACAGCGATTAGCCGCAGAATGGGATCAGCTGTACCGCAATATGGTAGAAGTCTGTTTGGAAATGACAGATTTTGCCCGGGCGATGGTATATGCAGAACGGACGAAAGCTCGGAATTTGGTAGAACTCATCGCCGCTACCCGCCTGAAACCGGAACCAGTCCCCGATGATGTGTGGCTGCAGTATCAAGATTTGCTGCAACAGTGGCGGAATTTGCTGGAAATGCAATCCCCCAACCCCCTTGGCAAGGGGGGCAGGGAGTCAATCCCCCAACCCCCTTGGCAAGGGGGGCAGGGAGTCAATCCCCCCAAACCCCCTTGGCAAGGGGGGCTCTCATGGAACTACAGCAACAAATTGATGATTTCATCGCCAGGAAAATCACCCCTTTGGATGGTAAATTCCGATTTGGGCAGGGGGTAG
- a CDS encoding Uma2 family endonuclease, translated as MLVQTEKRFYRREEYLALEETADYKNEYHDGEIIPMTGGTTNHNKIVLNFCRKFPLNINGQDYDTYAGDVKLWIPQYNRYVYPDVMVIRGNPVYEGKGKTTVTNPLLIVEVLSASTRNYDKGDKFDFYRSLPEFQEYILIDQSKYYVAQYVKTAANQWVLTEYNGENGVLSLATVEFKISFAELYARVNFDLEEE; from the coding sequence ATGCTAGTTCAAACCGAAAAGCGCTTTTACAGGCGGGAAGAATATCTCGCCTTAGAAGAAACCGCCGATTATAAAAACGAATACCATGATGGAGAAATAATACCGATGACTGGTGGCACAACTAACCATAACAAAATAGTTCTGAACTTTTGCCGGAAATTCCCCTTGAATATCAACGGGCAAGATTACGATACCTACGCTGGTGACGTGAAGTTGTGGATTCCCCAGTATAATCGCTACGTTTATCCCGATGTGATGGTAATTCGGGGGAATCCGGTTTATGAAGGAAAAGGCAAAACCACTGTCACCAATCCGTTGTTAATTGTAGAAGTGCTATCAGCCTCAACCAGAAATTATGATAAAGGCGATAAATTTGATTTTTATCGCTCTCTCCCAGAATTTCAGGAATATATTTTAATAGACCAGTCTAAATATTATGTGGCGCAGTATGTGAAAACTGCTGCTAATCAATGGGTATTGACAGAGTACAATGGAGAGAATGGCGTATTATCTCTGGCAACGGTAGAATTTAAAATTAGTTTTGCTGAATTGTACGCTAGGGTTAATTTTGATTTAGAAGAAGAATGA